Proteins encoded within one genomic window of Gasterosteus aculeatus chromosome 18, fGasAcu3.hap1.1, whole genome shotgun sequence:
- the plg gene encoding plasminogen isoform X1, with protein MGLCNLALLLGALICSVGGTEVEGYAKTEGAWIIALHRREYSSNNVVECAAKCEAETSFTCRSFMYIEKDQECWTAAANSKTETILRRSSAALYEKKGYLMECVNGLGTDYRGTKSQTKTKKTCQRWAGRYPHKPNFTPEEHPLADLESNFCRNPDGDSGGPWCYTTDPNTRWENCEIASCTEECMQCSGENYRGKISTTANGYTCQRWDSQKPHNHGYIPSALPEKYLEENYCRNPDGETKPWCFTTSPSKAWDFCSIPRCTSEPPTIVPELTCATGEGGAYRGTIAVTESGKRCQSWSAQTPHKHNRSPDNYPCKGLDSNYCRNPDNERTPWCYTTDPETRWEYCRVPSCGDAAGPGEPVIPPEEEDCYKGDGTSYRGVTTETVSGKKCQSWSAMTPHKHQKTPQIYPQADLRRNLCRNPDGDRAPWCYTTDPGVRWEYCNLEKCSTNPERRPPSPESTPNPTEVPPEIDCKTGNGETYRGPTSITNLGVTCQAWNAQSPHQHTSFTQLSHPSRGLDGNQCRNPDGDVNGPWCYTTDRNQKWDHCQIPDCADLLKCGTPVTKPRRCFGRIVGGCVSTAYSWPWQISLRTNTGIHFCGGSLIHPQWVLTAAHCLERSKRPSAYKVLLGINTERANEPSKQERNLNKLVLGPNRADIALLKLESPALINDKVLTVCLPEKDYILPSGAECYVTGWGETQGTGGDGVLKETGFPVIENKVCNRPSYLNGRVKDHELCAGNIAGGSDSCQGDSGGPLVCYSQNRYVLQGVTSWGLGCANAMKPGVYARVSKFVDWIERTIKEN; from the exons ATGGGACTGTGCAACTTAGCTTTACTCCTGGGTGCCCTCATATGCTCTG TTGGTGGCACTGAGGTGGAAGGCTACGCTAAAACTGAAGGCGCATGGATCATCGCGCTGCATAGAAGAGAGTATTCATCAAACAATGTGGTTGAGTGTGCCGCCAAGTGTGAAGCTGAAACGTCCTTCACATGCAG GTCTTTCATGTACATTGAAAAGGATCAAGAGTGttggacagcagcagcaaactCTAAAACAGAGACTATCCTACGAAGAAGTAGCGCAGCATTGTATGAAAAAAAAG GATACCTCATGGAGTGTGTAAATGGATTAGGAACAGACTACAGAGGAACAAAGagccaaacaaaaacaaagaagacaTGTCAGAGATGGGCAGGAAGATACCCACACAAACCCAA cttcacaccggAAGAACATCCACTAGCAGACCTGGAGTCTAACTTCTGCAGGAATCCCGATGGAGACAGCGGGGGACCCTGGTGTTACACCACCGACCCCAACACCCGCTGGGAAAACTGCGAAATTGCCAGCTGCACTG AGGAGTGTATGCAATGCAGCGGGGAGAACTACAGGGGCAAGATCTCAACCACGGCAAACGGCTACACCTGCCAGCGCTGGGACTCCCAGAAGCCTCACAACCACGGCTACATCCCCAGCGC TCTTCCAGAGAAGTATCTTGAGGAGAACTACTGCCGAAACCCAGATGGAGAGACCAAACCGTGGTGCTTCACCACCAGCCCCTCCAAAGCTTGGGACTTCTGCTCCATACCCCGTTGCA CGTCCGAGCCTCCCACCATCGTCCCAGAGCTCACCTGTGCCACCGGCGAGGGTGGAGCGTACCGAGGCACCATCGCCGTGACGGAATCTGGCAAAAGGTGCCAGAGCTGGTCCGCCCAGACGCCACATAAACACAACCGCTCGCCAGACAACTACCCCTGCAA AGGACTGGACAGCAACTACTGTCGGAACCCCGACAACGAGAGGACGCCCTGGTGTTACACCACTGACCCTGAGACCCGCTGGGAGTACTGCAGGGTGCCCAGCTGTGGGGACGCCGCCGGACCAG GTGAGCCAGTGatccccccggaggaggaggactgctACAAGGGGGACGGAACAAGTTACCGCGGCGTAACAACAGAGACCGTCAGCGGGAAAAAATGTCAAAGCTGGAGTGCCATGACTCCTCACAAGCACCAAAAAACTCCACAGATCTATCCCCAAGC GGACCTCAGGAGGAATCTGTGCAGGAACCCTGACGGAGACAGAGCTCCCTGGTGTTACACTACAGACCCCGGAGTCCGCTGGGAGTACTGCAACTTGGAGAAATGCTCCACTAATCCCGAACGCAGACCTCCGAGTCCCGAGAGCACTCCAAACCCCACCGAGGTCCCACCAGAGATTG ACTGTAAGACTGGAAATGGAGAAACGTACCGGGGCCCAACCTCCATCACCAATCTGGGTGTGACCTGCCAGGCCTGGAATGCTCAGAGCCCTCACCAACACACGAGCTTCACCCAACTAAGTCACCCCAGTCGCGGTCTGGACggcaat CAATGCAGAAACCCAGATGGCGACGTTAACGGGCCGTGGTGCTACACTACTGACAGGAACCAGAAATGGGACCACTGCCAGATCCCCGACTGTG CAGATCTATTGAAATGCGGGACGCCAGTCACCAAACCAAGGCGTTGTTTTGGTCGGATCGTGGGAGGCTGCGTGTCCACAGCTTACTCGTGGCCCTGGCAAATTAGCCTCCGGACCAA CACGGGAATACATTTCTGTGGAGGAAGCCTCATTCACCCCCAGTGGGTCCTTACCGCGGCACACTGCCTGGAGAG GTCCAAACGGCCTTCAGCCTACAAGGTGCTCCTGGGCATCAACACGGAGAGAGCCAATGAGCCGTCCAAACAAGAGAGGAACCTCAACAAACTGGTCCTGGGACCCAATAGAGCCGACATCGCTCTACTCAAACTGGAGAG CCCCGCACTAATAAATGACAAAGTCCTCACAGTTTGTCTGCCAGAAAAGGATTACATTCTTCCCAGTGGAGCTGAGTGTTATGTGACCGGATGGGGTGAGACTCAAG GTACCGGCGGTGATGGCGTTCTGAAGGAAACCGGTTTCCCCGTGATCGAAAACAAGGTCTGCAATCGTCCGTCGTACCTGAACGGCAGAGTCAAAGATCACGAGCTGTGTGCCGGTAACATCGCGGGAGGGTCTGACAGCTGCCAG GGCGACAGCGGCGGCCCTCTGGTGTGTTACTCCCAGAACAGGTACGTCCTGCAGGGTGTGACCTCATGGGGCCTGGGATGCGCCAACGCCATGAAGCCCGGCGTCTACGCCCGAGTCTCCAAGTTCGTTGATTGGATCGAAAGAACCATCAAGGAGAATTAG
- the plg gene encoding plasminogen isoform X2, with protein MGLCNLALLLGALICSVGGTEVEGYAKTEGAWIIALHRREYSSNNVVECAAKCEAETSFTCRSFMYIEKDQECWTAAANSKTETILRRSSAALYEKKGYLMECVNGLGTDYRGTKSQTKTKKTCQRWAGRYPHKPNFTPEEHPLADLESNFCRNPDGDSGGPWCYTTDPNTRWENCEIASCTEECMQCSGENYRGKISTTANGYTCQRWDSQKPHNHGYIPSALPEKYLEENYCRNPDGETKPWCFTTSPSKAWDFCSIPRCTSEPPTIVPELTCATGEGGAYRGTIAVTESGKRCQSWSAQTPHKHNRSPDNYPCKGLDSNYCRNPDNERTPWCYTTDPETRWEYCRVPSCGDAAGPGEPVIPPEEEDCYKGDGTSYRGVTTETVSGKKCQSWSAMTPHKHQKTPQIYPQADLRRNLCRNPDGDRAPWCYTTDPGVRWEYCNLEKCSTNPERRPPSPESTPNPTEVPPEIDCKTGNGETYRGPTSITNLGVTCQAWNAQSPHQHTSFTQLSHPSRGLDGNQCRNPDGDVNGPWCYTTDRNQKWDHCQIPDCDLLKCGTPVTKPRRCFGRIVGGCVSTAYSWPWQISLRTNTGIHFCGGSLIHPQWVLTAAHCLERSKRPSAYKVLLGINTERANEPSKQERNLNKLVLGPNRADIALLKLESPALINDKVLTVCLPEKDYILPSGAECYVTGWGETQGTGGDGVLKETGFPVIENKVCNRPSYLNGRVKDHELCAGNIAGGSDSCQGDSGGPLVCYSQNRYVLQGVTSWGLGCANAMKPGVYARVSKFVDWIERTIKEN; from the exons ATGGGACTGTGCAACTTAGCTTTACTCCTGGGTGCCCTCATATGCTCTG TTGGTGGCACTGAGGTGGAAGGCTACGCTAAAACTGAAGGCGCATGGATCATCGCGCTGCATAGAAGAGAGTATTCATCAAACAATGTGGTTGAGTGTGCCGCCAAGTGTGAAGCTGAAACGTCCTTCACATGCAG GTCTTTCATGTACATTGAAAAGGATCAAGAGTGttggacagcagcagcaaactCTAAAACAGAGACTATCCTACGAAGAAGTAGCGCAGCATTGTATGAAAAAAAAG GATACCTCATGGAGTGTGTAAATGGATTAGGAACAGACTACAGAGGAACAAAGagccaaacaaaaacaaagaagacaTGTCAGAGATGGGCAGGAAGATACCCACACAAACCCAA cttcacaccggAAGAACATCCACTAGCAGACCTGGAGTCTAACTTCTGCAGGAATCCCGATGGAGACAGCGGGGGACCCTGGTGTTACACCACCGACCCCAACACCCGCTGGGAAAACTGCGAAATTGCCAGCTGCACTG AGGAGTGTATGCAATGCAGCGGGGAGAACTACAGGGGCAAGATCTCAACCACGGCAAACGGCTACACCTGCCAGCGCTGGGACTCCCAGAAGCCTCACAACCACGGCTACATCCCCAGCGC TCTTCCAGAGAAGTATCTTGAGGAGAACTACTGCCGAAACCCAGATGGAGAGACCAAACCGTGGTGCTTCACCACCAGCCCCTCCAAAGCTTGGGACTTCTGCTCCATACCCCGTTGCA CGTCCGAGCCTCCCACCATCGTCCCAGAGCTCACCTGTGCCACCGGCGAGGGTGGAGCGTACCGAGGCACCATCGCCGTGACGGAATCTGGCAAAAGGTGCCAGAGCTGGTCCGCCCAGACGCCACATAAACACAACCGCTCGCCAGACAACTACCCCTGCAA AGGACTGGACAGCAACTACTGTCGGAACCCCGACAACGAGAGGACGCCCTGGTGTTACACCACTGACCCTGAGACCCGCTGGGAGTACTGCAGGGTGCCCAGCTGTGGGGACGCCGCCGGACCAG GTGAGCCAGTGatccccccggaggaggaggactgctACAAGGGGGACGGAACAAGTTACCGCGGCGTAACAACAGAGACCGTCAGCGGGAAAAAATGTCAAAGCTGGAGTGCCATGACTCCTCACAAGCACCAAAAAACTCCACAGATCTATCCCCAAGC GGACCTCAGGAGGAATCTGTGCAGGAACCCTGACGGAGACAGAGCTCCCTGGTGTTACACTACAGACCCCGGAGTCCGCTGGGAGTACTGCAACTTGGAGAAATGCTCCACTAATCCCGAACGCAGACCTCCGAGTCCCGAGAGCACTCCAAACCCCACCGAGGTCCCACCAGAGATTG ACTGTAAGACTGGAAATGGAGAAACGTACCGGGGCCCAACCTCCATCACCAATCTGGGTGTGACCTGCCAGGCCTGGAATGCTCAGAGCCCTCACCAACACACGAGCTTCACCCAACTAAGTCACCCCAGTCGCGGTCTGGACggcaat CAATGCAGAAACCCAGATGGCGACGTTAACGGGCCGTGGTGCTACACTACTGACAGGAACCAGAAATGGGACCACTGCCAGATCCCCGACTGTG ATCTATTGAAATGCGGGACGCCAGTCACCAAACCAAGGCGTTGTTTTGGTCGGATCGTGGGAGGCTGCGTGTCCACAGCTTACTCGTGGCCCTGGCAAATTAGCCTCCGGACCAA CACGGGAATACATTTCTGTGGAGGAAGCCTCATTCACCCCCAGTGGGTCCTTACCGCGGCACACTGCCTGGAGAG GTCCAAACGGCCTTCAGCCTACAAGGTGCTCCTGGGCATCAACACGGAGAGAGCCAATGAGCCGTCCAAACAAGAGAGGAACCTCAACAAACTGGTCCTGGGACCCAATAGAGCCGACATCGCTCTACTCAAACTGGAGAG CCCCGCACTAATAAATGACAAAGTCCTCACAGTTTGTCTGCCAGAAAAGGATTACATTCTTCCCAGTGGAGCTGAGTGTTATGTGACCGGATGGGGTGAGACTCAAG GTACCGGCGGTGATGGCGTTCTGAAGGAAACCGGTTTCCCCGTGATCGAAAACAAGGTCTGCAATCGTCCGTCGTACCTGAACGGCAGAGTCAAAGATCACGAGCTGTGTGCCGGTAACATCGCGGGAGGGTCTGACAGCTGCCAG GGCGACAGCGGCGGCCCTCTGGTGTGTTACTCCCAGAACAGGTACGTCCTGCAGGGTGTGACCTCATGGGGCCTGGGATGCGCCAACGCCATGAAGCCCGGCGTCTACGCCCGAGTCTCCAAGTTCGTTGATTGGATCGAAAGAACCATCAAGGAGAATTAG